One Defluviimonas sp. SAOS-178_SWC DNA window includes the following coding sequences:
- a CDS encoding SseB family protein codes for MRIRLPNGDKVVFRSRRPDSAEPHAELSESDDGEGGTPIDVSEPEMAERAVTAIDRAYSEMISGGEAELLRFYRVLAGSNLFVLLDPSDADEAPEPKIIPVEGGHYVLVFDLKERVTELTGYDAPTSRVTGRDVFNLIRGRDIGVAVNMGDAPSAMLIPGDAIDWICDTLEDTASKTPVPASASGRFKALLAPHNFPDTLLLALNDRLATLSDAYDKALLLRAEYDDGQSGYLVAFSAVEDGDRGMIAASVNDALASFRGKDVALDIAFMAREEPLLDRIGRVATHLRADSAKRTDGGSSKRLAAPDPGKARPHTLK; via the coding sequence GTGCGAATTCGGCTTCCGAACGGGGACAAGGTGGTCTTCCGGTCACGGCGGCCGGACTCGGCCGAGCCGCATGCCGAACTGTCCGAGAGCGACGACGGGGAAGGCGGTACGCCAATCGACGTCAGCGAACCCGAAATGGCGGAACGCGCAGTGACGGCCATTGATCGCGCCTATTCCGAGATGATCAGCGGCGGAGAAGCAGAGCTTCTGCGCTTCTATCGGGTTCTGGCCGGGTCGAATCTGTTCGTCCTTCTCGACCCGTCGGATGCGGACGAGGCTCCCGAACCGAAGATCATTCCCGTCGAGGGCGGGCACTACGTGCTCGTCTTCGATCTGAAGGAGCGTGTCACCGAACTGACCGGCTATGACGCGCCGACCTCGCGCGTCACGGGCAGGGATGTGTTCAACCTCATACGCGGCCGCGACATCGGGGTCGCGGTCAACATGGGGGATGCGCCCTCGGCAATGCTGATCCCCGGCGACGCCATCGACTGGATCTGCGACACGCTGGAGGATACCGCATCAAAGACGCCGGTTCCGGCCTCTGCCTCGGGACGGTTCAAGGCGCTCCTCGCGCCACACAACTTTCCCGACACCCTGCTTCTCGCGCTGAACGACAGGCTTGCGACGCTTTCGGACGCTTATGACAAGGCACTGCTGCTCCGCGCCGAATACGACGACGGCCAGTCGGGATATCTTGTGGCGTTCTCTGCCGTCGAAGATGGCGACCGCGGCATGATCGCCGCCTCCGTGAACGATGCGCTGGCGTCGTTCAGGGGGAAGGATGTCGCACTCGATATCGCGTTCATGGCCCGGGAAGAGCCGTTGCTCGACCGGATCGGCCGGGTGGCGACCCATCTGCGGGCGGACTCCGCGAAAAGGACAGACGGCGGATCATCCAAAAGGCTTGCCGCGCCCGATCCAGGCAAGGCCCGGCCGCATACGCTGAAGTGA
- a CDS encoding glycosyltransferase, protein MVRALTHIAYFAVIVLLTLVVPASFVGDPRAAKHAIIVIGVLGAWRYSWAMLNLCRAVIFRRFVYPRRKAAAFKADRESGRRRHAFFMVTSYMVDQDTTLMVYRRLFRAAAAARDGATIVSSVVDGADERLIREIYATMPIDMSSVKLVMDRIKSNGKRDAMARALRLLASFSPTPHDIMIFVDGDTVVPLDVVEQSAPWFQDPRVGALTTHEAAIVDKDNLFKDWFVLRFNQRQLMMCSMGLSERVLTLTGRMSVFRACLATDPGFVNGVGHDFLNHWRLGRVTFLTGDDKSTWYWLLRNGYKLLYLPDMMSASVETQPRATFYDSAKTLMVRWFGNMMRTNGRALRLGPRSMGFFTWWSILDQRVSMFTTLFGPISVAVTALFVSPLVIPLYIGWVLATRYIFCAFIALFNGVWFPVTHPPILYFSQIVGAAIKTFVLFRLDKQKWTRQASTGGGAAIGLFDRLKAAESAAHHALTLCWLTLAVMYLSLI, encoded by the coding sequence GTGGTCCGCGCCCTGACCCATATCGCCTATTTCGCAGTGATCGTGCTGCTGACCCTCGTGGTTCCCGCCTCCTTCGTTGGTGACCCGAGGGCAGCGAAGCACGCGATCATCGTGATCGGCGTCCTTGGTGCCTGGCGCTATTCCTGGGCGATGCTCAACCTCTGCCGGGCGGTGATCTTCCGGCGGTTCGTCTACCCGCGCCGCAAGGCCGCTGCCTTCAAGGCCGACCGCGAAAGCGGCCGGCGCCGGCATGCCTTCTTCATGGTCACCTCCTACATGGTCGACCAGGACACGACGCTGATGGTCTATCGCCGGCTCTTCCGCGCGGCGGCGGCGGCGCGGGACGGTGCAACCATCGTATCGTCGGTGGTGGACGGCGCCGACGAACGGTTGATCCGCGAGATCTACGCCACGATGCCGATCGACATGTCATCGGTGAAGCTGGTGATGGACCGCATCAAGTCGAACGGCAAGCGTGATGCGATGGCGCGCGCGCTCCGGCTTCTGGCGAGCTTCTCGCCCACGCCGCACGACATCATGATCTTCGTCGATGGCGACACGGTGGTGCCGCTCGACGTGGTCGAGCAGTCCGCACCGTGGTTCCAGGATCCGCGCGTCGGGGCGCTGACCACCCACGAAGCCGCCATCGTCGACAAGGACAACCTCTTCAAGGACTGGTTCGTCCTGCGCTTCAACCAGCGCCAGCTGATGATGTGTTCGATGGGCCTGTCGGAGCGCGTGCTCACGCTGACCGGCCGGATGTCGGTGTTCCGCGCCTGCCTTGCCACCGACCCGGGTTTCGTCAACGGCGTCGGCCACGATTTCCTGAACCACTGGCGGCTCGGCCGCGTCACCTTCCTGACCGGCGACGACAAGTCGACCTGGTACTGGCTGCTGCGCAACGGCTACAAGCTTCTCTACCTGCCCGACATGATGTCGGCCTCGGTCGAGACGCAGCCGCGCGCGACCTTCTACGACAGCGCCAAGACGCTGATGGTGCGCTGGTTCGGCAACATGATGCGGACCAACGGCCGCGCGCTGCGCCTCGGGCCGCGCTCGATGGGGTTCTTCACCTGGTGGTCGATCCTCGACCAGCGCGTGAGCATGTTCACCACGCTCTTCGGCCCGATCTCGGTCGCCGTGACCGCGCTCTTCGTCTCGCCGCTGGTGATCCCGCTCTACATCGGCTGGGTTCTGGCCACCCGCTACATCTTCTGCGCCTTCATCGCGCTCTTCAACGGGGTCTGGTTCCCGGTCACGCACCCGCCGATCCTCTATTTCTCCCAGATCGTCGGCGCGGCCATCAAGACCTTCGTCCTCTTCCGCCTCGACAAGCAGAAGTGGACCCGGCAGGCCTCGACCGGCGGCGGGGCGGCGATCGGGCTTTTCGACCGCCTGAAGGCCGCGGAATCCGCGGCGCATCATGCGCTGACCCTCTGCTGGCTGACGCTGGCAGTCATGTATCTGAGTCTAATCTGA
- a CDS encoding acyltransferase family protein, producing the protein MALKCGQRSESRRAPGAVERKIRRHQLMVDCPVSGIHSAQVADGWSASNDLVLEQLPRQMNYRPEIDGLRAVAVLSVILAHAGLPGFEGGYVGVDVFFVISGFLITSILVSDLETGRFSLIGFYERRARRILPALLFLLLCLALAGFFLFPPWQYLALSKSTIATVAFVSNLYLMRATGDYFGSDASYEPLMHTWSLGVEEQFYIFFPLILALAFRGGRRRAALTAAVLVAGSFAWSTSSMPTGQVAAFFMPHLRAWELGVGAILVLFAPTRVPLNRMAAGLAGMVGLGLILACVVGYTERTVFPGGAALPVVVGTALVIWATSRAGSIATAILTVWPLVWTGRISYSLYLWHWPPIVIARTVSNGQPTAIMLIAAVSFAFLAAWASWRFVEQPFRLRSGPRAFTRRGIFQLSAAGSALTLSAALVVGTDHGMKLRLPEASYREFRSASDMSDVERRCRAAWWDDIEAMCPIGTDERGAPSVLLWGDSHAAALIPGVDAWLRSQGLLGWVFVVDRCPPLPGLVNRHLSWAEDCITRNNAVLEVVRRTPSLKSVILAGRWSLSYHGTRFAREPGDGASVAIDVGGETKEGPDAMALAMRFLLSELVREGRQAIVIGAVPEVPFNVPRRFLDDAFFKRPFATTFPAEASLARTKGPDTMFEGLVHEVGGTFVPMSGIFCGSECRIGERGRLLYRDDDHVSEYGAEWAIRSGFEARNVVRGCSDDVTDPQCSAHATGAHSSPDRARP; encoded by the coding sequence TTGGCTCTGAAGTGCGGGCAGCGCTCCGAAAGCCGTCGAGCGCCTGGGGCGGTTGAGCGAAAAATCAGGCGCCACCAACTTATGGTTGATTGCCCGGTGTCGGGAATACACAGTGCGCAAGTCGCGGATGGTTGGTCTGCTTCGAATGATCTTGTTCTTGAGCAGTTACCGCGTCAAATGAATTACCGTCCCGAGATTGATGGCCTTCGCGCCGTTGCCGTTTTGTCCGTCATTCTCGCCCACGCGGGCCTGCCCGGCTTCGAAGGCGGGTACGTCGGTGTAGATGTCTTCTTCGTCATCTCGGGCTTTCTCATCACCTCCATTCTGGTGAGCGACCTTGAGACGGGACGCTTTTCCCTGATCGGTTTCTACGAGCGCCGGGCAAGGCGCATTCTTCCGGCTCTGCTGTTCCTTCTCTTGTGTCTCGCGCTGGCCGGATTCTTCCTGTTTCCGCCTTGGCAGTACCTGGCCCTGTCGAAATCCACGATCGCGACCGTCGCCTTCGTCTCGAACCTTTACCTGATGCGGGCGACGGGCGACTACTTCGGATCGGATGCGTCCTATGAGCCGCTGATGCATACGTGGTCGCTCGGCGTGGAGGAGCAGTTCTACATCTTCTTTCCCCTGATCCTGGCGCTGGCCTTCCGGGGCGGTCGTCGGCGCGCGGCGCTTACGGCGGCGGTGCTGGTCGCGGGATCTTTCGCATGGAGTACTTCATCCATGCCTACCGGGCAGGTGGCAGCGTTCTTCATGCCGCATCTGAGGGCTTGGGAGCTCGGGGTCGGCGCGATCCTCGTTCTCTTCGCCCCCACCCGTGTCCCGCTCAACAGGATGGCGGCCGGCCTCGCCGGAATGGTTGGTCTTGGCCTCATCCTTGCGTGCGTCGTCGGATATACCGAGCGCACCGTCTTTCCGGGGGGGGCCGCCCTTCCGGTCGTGGTCGGCACCGCCTTGGTGATTTGGGCCACATCTCGGGCGGGTAGCATTGCAACCGCCATCCTGACCGTTTGGCCCTTGGTCTGGACCGGGCGAATCTCGTACTCGCTCTACCTCTGGCACTGGCCTCCGATCGTGATTGCGAGGACGGTGTCGAATGGTCAGCCGACGGCAATCATGCTGATTGCGGCCGTCTCTTTCGCGTTTCTGGCCGCTTGGGCGAGCTGGCGTTTCGTCGAACAGCCGTTCCGGCTCCGGTCGGGGCCGCGCGCGTTCACGCGGCGGGGAATATTCCAGCTGTCAGCGGCGGGGTCGGCACTGACGCTCTCGGCCGCGCTTGTCGTTGGAACCGATCATGGAATGAAGCTGCGCCTTCCCGAAGCCAGCTATCGGGAGTTCAGGTCCGCGTCGGACATGTCGGACGTTGAACGTCGTTGCCGCGCTGCCTGGTGGGACGACATTGAAGCGATGTGTCCGATCGGAACGGATGAGCGAGGGGCTCCTTCGGTTCTCCTTTGGGGTGACAGCCATGCGGCGGCCCTCATTCCGGGTGTTGACGCATGGCTACGGTCGCAAGGCTTGCTGGGATGGGTGTTCGTCGTGGACCGATGCCCCCCACTTCCGGGCCTAGTCAACCGGCATTTGTCGTGGGCGGAGGATTGCATCACACGCAACAATGCGGTGCTCGAGGTGGTTCGGCGTACGCCGTCGTTGAAGTCGGTCATCCTGGCAGGCCGTTGGTCCTTGTCCTATCACGGAACACGGTTTGCGCGGGAGCCGGGCGACGGGGCATCGGTCGCGATCGACGTCGGGGGCGAGACGAAGGAGGGACCGGACGCGATGGCGTTGGCGATGCGTTTCCTGCTATCGGAACTCGTGCGGGAGGGTCGTCAGGCGATCGTCATTGGGGCGGTGCCCGAGGTTCCATTCAACGTGCCCCGGCGGTTTCTCGACGATGCGTTTTTCAAGCGGCCCTTCGCGACCACTTTCCCGGCGGAGGCGTCTCTTGCCCGTACCAAGGGCCCGGATACCATGTTCGAGGGGCTCGTGCATGAGGTGGGCGGAACGTTCGTCCCGATGAGCGGAATCTTCTGCGGTTCGGAATGCCGGATTGGCGAGCGCGGCCGCCTTCTCTACCGGGACGACGACCACGTGTCCGAATACGGTGCTGAATGGGCAATCCGGAGCGGTTTCGAAGCGCGCAATGTTGTCCGGGGATGCTCTGACGATGTGACCGACCCGCAGTGTTCGGCCCATGCAACTGGCGCGCATTCTTCGCCCGATCGAGCCCGACCGTGA
- a CDS encoding UDP-glucose/GDP-mannose dehydrogenase family protein yields the protein MKISVFGIGYVGVVSAACLAKDGHEVIAVDVDPGKVKSINDGLSPIVEEGIDDLVREVVAAGKLTATSGTDFAIKNTDASFICVGTPSAPDGSVGLTYVEAVCRNIGAALKDKAGYHSVVMRSTIVPGSTERCCIPALEEASGKTAGEGFGLGYYPEFLRESTAIKDYHDPGLIVFGTMDKPTEEVLTALNTALPCPIHKVDIATAELVKYTSNAWRAVKVTFANEIGNIAKASGIDGQTVMEILCSDDKVAMSPYFMRPGFAFGGSCLPKDVRALRFLARSTDTRAHMLEAVLEANEAQIARAERMIEASGAKKIGFVGISFKPGTDDLRESPLVALAARLITKGIDVDIYDPFVQEAFDSGTPGAGRGNDGIPDLKDRMVGDLDRLIEGSGAVLVGNYYKEAVDKLKAAASNRPVVDLTRLHRDMVSNGTYAGICW from the coding sequence ATGAAAATCAGCGTATTCGGCATTGGCTATGTCGGCGTCGTTTCGGCGGCCTGCCTGGCCAAGGACGGCCATGAGGTGATTGCCGTCGACGTCGACCCCGGAAAGGTCAAGTCGATCAACGACGGCCTCTCACCGATCGTCGAGGAGGGGATCGACGACCTCGTGCGTGAGGTCGTGGCGGCGGGCAAGCTGACCGCCACGTCGGGTACCGACTTCGCCATCAAGAATACCGACGCTTCGTTCATCTGCGTCGGGACCCCGTCTGCTCCGGACGGTTCGGTGGGGCTGACCTATGTCGAGGCGGTCTGCCGGAATATCGGCGCGGCGCTGAAGGACAAGGCGGGATATCACTCCGTCGTCATGCGCTCGACCATCGTTCCGGGAAGCACTGAGCGCTGCTGCATCCCGGCGCTGGAAGAGGCGTCGGGCAAGACGGCCGGCGAAGGTTTCGGCCTTGGATATTACCCCGAGTTCCTGCGCGAAAGCACGGCGATCAAGGATTACCACGACCCCGGCCTTATCGTCTTCGGCACGATGGACAAGCCGACCGAGGAGGTCCTGACCGCGCTGAACACTGCCCTGCCCTGCCCGATCCACAAGGTCGACATCGCGACGGCCGAATTGGTGAAATACACCTCCAATGCCTGGCGCGCGGTGAAGGTCACCTTCGCCAACGAGATCGGCAACATCGCCAAGGCGTCGGGCATCGACGGCCAGACGGTGATGGAGATCCTCTGCTCGGACGACAAGGTCGCCATGTCGCCCTACTTCATGCGGCCGGGCTTTGCTTTCGGTGGGTCTTGCCTGCCGAAAGACGTCCGGGCGCTGCGCTTCCTCGCGCGGAGCACAGATACACGCGCCCATATGCTCGAAGCCGTGCTGGAAGCGAACGAGGCGCAGATCGCGCGGGCCGAGCGGATGATCGAGGCGTCGGGCGCGAAGAAGATCGGCTTCGTTGGCATCAGCTTCAAACCCGGCACCGACGACCTCAGGGAAAGCCCGCTTGTCGCGCTCGCCGCGCGGCTGATCACCAAGGGAATCGACGTCGATATCTACGACCCCTTCGTGCAGGAGGCGTTCGATTCCGGCACCCCCGGCGCGGGCCGCGGCAATGACGGCATACCCGACCTCAAGGACCGGATGGTCGGCGATCTCGACCGGCTGATCGAAGGGTCGGGCGCCGTTCTGGTCGGCAACTACTACAAGGAAGCCGTCGACAAGCTGAAGGCGGCGGCCAGCAATCGCCCCGTCGTCGACCTGACGCGCCTCCATCGCGACATGGTCAGCAACGGAACCTACGCCGGTATCTGCTGGTAA
- the gdhA gene encoding NADP-specific glutamate dehydrogenase: MRRNAGEPEFHQAVHEVMESLGRVVAKNPDYLEQALIERICEPERQIIFRIPWVDDQGNVQINRGFRVQFNSALGPYKGGMRFHPSVNLGIIKFLGFEQIFKNALTGLPIGGGKGGTDFDPKDKSEGEIMRFCQSLMTELHRHLGEQTDVPAGDIGVGGREIGYMFGQYKRLTNRYESGVLTGKAIAHGGSRARTEATGFGNTYFTKAMLETRQTGFDGKRVVVSGAGNVAIHTIEKVQSFGGTVIACSDSSGYIIDENGIDLGLLQEIKTVRRKRISEYARLRGDGVHFVPVGKGSIWDLPCDVAMPSATQNELSGKDAKSLVKNGVLAVGEGANMPCTPEAIRILRGAGILFGPGKAANAGGVATSALEMQQNASRDRWSFEQTEQRLAQIMKSIHDRCAETADEYGAPGDYVLGANIAGFVRVAEAMRMLGVI, encoded by the coding sequence ATGCGGCGCAATGCCGGGGAGCCGGAATTCCACCAGGCCGTTCACGAGGTCATGGAAAGCCTCGGACGCGTCGTGGCCAAGAATCCCGACTACCTCGAACAGGCTCTGATCGAACGCATCTGCGAACCCGAGCGCCAGATCATCTTTCGCATTCCATGGGTCGACGATCAGGGCAACGTCCAGATCAATCGTGGTTTCCGCGTCCAGTTCAACTCGGCCCTCGGCCCCTACAAGGGCGGGATGCGGTTTCACCCCTCGGTCAATCTCGGGATCATCAAGTTCCTTGGATTCGAGCAGATCTTCAAGAACGCGCTGACCGGCTTGCCGATCGGTGGCGGAAAGGGCGGTACGGATTTCGACCCCAAGGACAAATCCGAAGGCGAGATCATGCGCTTCTGCCAGTCGCTCATGACCGAGCTTCACCGCCACCTGGGCGAACAGACCGATGTGCCGGCGGGCGATATCGGCGTCGGCGGGCGCGAGATCGGTTATATGTTTGGGCAATACAAACGTTTGACCAATCGCTATGAATCCGGGGTGCTGACGGGCAAGGCGATCGCCCATGGCGGCTCGCGCGCACGCACAGAGGCGACCGGTTTCGGCAATACCTATTTCACCAAGGCGATGCTTGAAACCCGCCAGACCGGTTTCGATGGCAAGCGTGTGGTGGTGTCGGGCGCAGGCAACGTCGCGATCCATACCATCGAAAAGGTGCAGTCCTTTGGTGGCACGGTCATCGCCTGCTCGGACTCCAGCGGCTATATCATTGACGAGAACGGGATCGACCTGGGCCTGCTTCAGGAAATCAAGACGGTCCGGCGCAAACGCATTTCGGAATATGCCCGGTTGCGTGGAGACGGGGTCCATTTCGTACCTGTCGGGAAAGGGTCAATCTGGGATCTGCCCTGTGACGTGGCGATGCCCTCGGCCACCCAGAACGAGCTTTCGGGCAAGGATGCCAAGTCGCTGGTCAAGAACGGCGTGCTGGCTGTGGGCGAAGGCGCGAACATGCCCTGCACCCCGGAGGCGATCCGCATCCTGCGCGGGGCCGGCATCCTGTTCGGGCCGGGCAAGGCGGCGAATGCCGGGGGCGTTGCGACCTCGGCGTTGGAAATGCAACAGAACGCCAGCCGTGACCGTTGGAGCTTCGAGCAGACCGAGCAGCGGCTGGCACAGATCATGAAGAGCATCCACGACCGATGCGCTGAAACCGCCGATGAATATGGGGCTCCCGGTGATTATGTTCTGGGCGCCAACATCGCCGGTTTCGTTCGGGTTGCCGAAGCGATGCGGATGCTTGGAGTGATTTGA